A window of Maioricimonas rarisocia genomic DNA:
CGAGCAGGAATTCGCCGCCTCGCGGATGGCGAAACGGCCGGACAGGAAACCGGGCCAGTCAGATTGGAGCGATCCCGGACGGGGAGTCTGAACGAGTCTAGCTGTCGGCGCCGTTGTTGCCCACGGCGCCGGCGGGAGGGGGGGCCGATTTGCGGACCCGTGCCCCCTTCTTCATGAACAGGTTGATCACCTTGGCGTACTCCTGAAGCGCGCGGGCGTAGCGTCTTTCGCGGCGAGCCTGAGCCGCCGCTTCGAGCGCTGTGCGGTGCTCATCCCAGTCAATCGACCATCCGTCTTCCTGTGCCGCACGCCGAAGTTCAATTTCGAGGTGGGCGATCTTCCGGACGAGATCGGACGACGACTGCCCGACAGCCGTGCGATACGGCCGCCAGTGTGTCGTGACGGAGTCGTCACTGACCGTGTTGAGTGTCCGATGCTGACGCATTGCGGCCACGCCCAGTGCAATGAGTGCCGAACCGAACAGAACCGTCAGCGCCGTCCCGGTCAGCCAGTACTGGAACAGCAGCAGAGACACGCCGGCAGCGAAGAACGTGGCCACGACCCAGAAGGCAATCAGCCACGGCCAGCCAAGTTCGCCTTGCGATTTCTTCCGGACCGGCGGGGAAGCTGGTGGGACGTTGGCCGGCAACTCGCAGGCACGGGCGATGACAACCGTGCAGTTGTCTGTTCCGCCGCGCAGATTCGCCAACTGGACCAGCAGGCGGCATGCTGTCCTGGGAGCCAGATCCTGGGCGATCGTGGCGATCTCGTCGTCGGAGACATGATTGATCAGGCCGTCCGAGCAGAGCACAAACACATCGCCGGGAAAGACCGGGTACGGTCCTTCCAGGTCGATCTCAACGGTGCGCTCCGGGCCGAGCGAGCGGGTGATGACGTTGCGATTGTTGCGTGCAGCCGGGTCGAGGTCGGCTTTGCGACCGCTGCGCTCCAGTTCCCACTCGAGGCTGTGGTCGAACGTCAGCTGGTCGATCCGGTCCCGCCGGATGCGGTACGCCCGACTGTCCCCGACGTGAGCGATGTAGACGCCATGCTCCCCCAGCGTCAGTGCCGTGCAGGTCGTTCCCATGCGGAGAAAGTCGCGGTTCTGACTGCCTCGCGTGTGAATCGCAGCATTGGCAGCCTCGACCGCGGCGCGCAACGCTTCTCCGACGTCTTCCTCTTTCGATTTGAAGAAGGTGTGCGGGAGTGTTTCGACGGCCAGTTTACTGGCCAGCTCACCGACCGCATGGCCTCCCATTCCGTCGGCGACGACGAACAGATGACCTCTACGGTGAAACTCTTCTTCGCTCTTGGAAATCCGGATGACGCAGGCGTCTTCGTTGTTGCGGCGTCGCAGTCCGACATCGCTGACGGAGCTGTACTGGACTTGCTGCTCCCAACGCATGGAGACCCTTCAGGTTGTGAACCCGGCGTGCACACGATCATATCCGTGGCTCTGGGGGATCGCAATTCGAGTCCGCCTGTCGCCGCGCCCGAACCTCCGCAGGACGTTTACGATCGGGGTGACAGACCGGTATAGTCTGGCGCCGTGCTTCCCCCTCCTGACGTCTTCGCCGGAAAGTGTCGACATGTTTCGCGTTGGTCTTGGTCACGATACACACCGCCTGATCGCCCAGGTCCCGCTCGTGATCGGCGGCATACGCATCGAACATGATCGCGGCCCCGATGCTCACAGCGACGGCGACGTGCTGCTGCATGCCGTGACCGATGCTCTCCTCGGCGCCACCGGCATGGGGGACATCGGCGAATGGTTTCCCGACACCGATCCGCAGCATGCCGGCGCCGATTCATCCGTGCTGCTCTCGCAGGTCGTCGCGGAGGTACACAGCCGCGGCTGGGAAGTGATCAACGCCGACTGCATCGTCTTCGCACAGAAGCCGAAGCTGTCTCCGTACAAGCAGGCGATGGCGCAGCGGGTCGCCGAACTGTTGGAGATCCCCGCCGATCGCGTCAACGTCAAGGCGAAGACCGGTGAGAAGGTCGGACCGATCGGACGTGAAGAAGCCATTGCGGCTGAAGTCGTCGCGCTGTTGCAGTCGCGAGCTGAATAGGGCGGAAAGAAGGCGTTCGCACACGTCCGAAATCGTGGGCACAGACTGACAACGAATTCACTTTCCTTTCAGGGAGCAGACTGCCATGGCAAGCGTGTTCACCCGCATCATGAACGGCGAACTGCCGGGCCGATTCGTTTACCGCGACGAGAAGTGCGCGGCATTTCTTACGATCGCGCCGCTCAAGCCGGGCCACACACTGGTCGTGCCGATCGAGGAAGTGGATCACTGGATCGACCTGCCGGAAGACCTCGCCGCGCACCTGTTCGCTGTGGCTCAGAAGATCTCGAAGGGA
This region includes:
- a CDS encoding PP2C family protein-serine/threonine phosphatase, yielding MRWEQQVQYSSVSDVGLRRRNNEDACVIRISKSEEEFHRRGHLFVVADGMGGHAVGELASKLAVETLPHTFFKSKEEDVGEALRAAVEAANAAIHTRGSQNRDFLRMGTTCTALTLGEHGVYIAHVGDSRAYRIRRDRIDQLTFDHSLEWELERSGRKADLDPAARNNRNVITRSLGPERTVEIDLEGPYPVFPGDVFVLCSDGLINHVSDDEIATIAQDLAPRTACRLLVQLANLRGGTDNCTVVIARACELPANVPPASPPVRKKSQGELGWPWLIAFWVVATFFAAGVSLLLFQYWLTGTALTVLFGSALIALGVAAMRQHRTLNTVSDDSVTTHWRPYRTAVGQSSSDLVRKIAHLEIELRRAAQEDGWSIDWDEHRTALEAAAQARRERRYARALQEYAKVINLFMKKGARVRKSAPPPAGAVGNNGADS
- the ispF gene encoding 2-C-methyl-D-erythritol 2,4-cyclodiphosphate synthase, which gives rise to MFRVGLGHDTHRLIAQVPLVIGGIRIEHDRGPDAHSDGDVLLHAVTDALLGATGMGDIGEWFPDTDPQHAGADSSVLLSQVVAEVHSRGWEVINADCIVFAQKPKLSPYKQAMAQRVAELLEIPADRVNVKAKTGEKVGPIGREEAIAAEVVALLQSRAE
- a CDS encoding HIT family protein, producing MASVFTRIMNGELPGRFVYRDEKCAAFLTIAPLKPGHTLVVPIEEVDHWIDLPEDLAAHLFAVAQKISKGMQQAFEPEKVGLMIAGLEVRHVHLHLVPIWQVHDLDFSKQDKDPDPSMMDAAMHKLREAIGWQPSE